Proteins from a genomic interval of Salmo salar chromosome ssa14, Ssal_v3.1, whole genome shotgun sequence:
- the snorc gene encoding protein SNORC, whose translation MANCSSVSRLVLMALLGLWVATLHSETVADPTPTLQGDNQDTLSGEGAYEVTTKDPFQDMTESVLTFEYEDTTHSQAVDEEESVLGPGAITAIVIAVVLGASVLLALIVITLRKFTAS comes from the exons ATGGCCAACTGCAGCAGCGTCTCCAGACTCGTCCTCATGGCCCTCCTCGGCCTCTGGGTAGCCACCCTCCACTCAG AGACTGTGGCAGACCCCACACCTACTTTACAAGGGGACAACCAGGACACGCTGTCCGGAGAGGGGGCATATGAAGTCACCACCAAAGACCCCTTCCAGGATATGACAGAGAGTGTGTTGACCTTCGAGTACGAGGACACCACCCACTCGCAGGCCGTGGACGAGGAGGAAA GTGTTCTGGGCCCTGGCGCCATCACAGCCATCGTCATCGCAGTCGTCCTGGGGGCTTCAGTCCTCCTCGCCCTCATCGTCATCACACTCAGGAAGTTTACTGCTTCCTAG